Proteins co-encoded in one Pocillopora verrucosa isolate sample1 chromosome 1, ASM3666991v2, whole genome shotgun sequence genomic window:
- the LOC131792297 gene encoding angiopoietin-related protein 7, which yields MVKGRKIINPALLLLAMCWAVNKLALALVIPAKNCAELYKCGQTISGVYTIDPDGSGAFDVYCDQTTAGGGWTVIQKRLCNIADFNRTWDDYKKGFGDFLVREFWLGLNKIQRLTQNKTENKLRVDLGVNASKTVHAEYEWFGIENETAHYKLHIGNISSATVKDSLSGHNGTLFSTWNRFPADHDCARKYGGGWWYMYIDGVCTVNSNLNGICPHSGSNCTIHWAKLNPKAKNNDPKTSEMKVRPADFS from the exons ATGGTTAAAGGTCGAAAAATAA TAAATCCTGCTTTGCTGCTTTTGGCGATGTGTTgggcagtaaataaattagcTCTAGCGCTTGTAATCCCAG CTAAGAACTGTGCTGAGCTTTACAAGTGCGGCCAAACCATCAGTGGTGTTTATACAATCGACCCTGATGGTTCAGGTGCCTTTGATGTGTATTGTGACCAAACGACagctggtggaggatggacagtgatccagaaGCGACTATGTAACATTGCTGATTTCAACCGCACCTGGGATGATTACAAAAAGGGATTCGGTGATTTCCTCGTTCGTGAATTTTGGCTGGGACTGAACAAGATCCAACGCCTGACgcaaaacaagacagaaaacaaaCTCCGCGTGGATCTGGGAGTAAATGCGAGCAAAACTGTTCACGCTGAGTACGAATGGTTTGGTATTGAGAATGAGACAGCCCATTACAAGCTACACATCGGCAATATTTCAT CTGCTACTGTTAAAGATTCCCTCTCCGGTCATAATGGCACGTTATTTAGTACGTGGAATAGATTTCCAGCTGATCATGATTGTGCACGGAAATATGGGGGAGGCTGgtggtacatgtacattgatGGAGTTTGTACTGTTAACTCAAATCTTAACGGCATCTGTCCTCATTCTGGAAGTAATTGCACAATTCACTGGGCAAAATTAAACCCTAAAGCTAAAAACAACGACCCcaaaacatctgaaatgaaaGTCAGACCAGCAGACTTTTCCTAG